AGCGCGCCATAGTCCGCCTTGAAGTAATGGCCGAAGCCGATGTCCACCCTGGGCGAGAGGAAGAGCTCGAAGGGGATGAACGTGAGGCCCCCTCGCACCCCGAAGCCCAGGCGGTTCCTCGAGGCCCCGGCGGTGACTCGCATCCGGCGCATCGGCTGGACGAGTGCCGAGAGCCCCAACCCCTCCGGCGCTCCTGCCTCCGCCACCACTCCGAACCGGGTCTTCCACGGCAGGGGTTCCTGTGTGTCGGGGTCGGAGGGCGTCACCGGGGTGGACTCGGTGCCCTCCGACTCCGAGGCCGGCATGTCCGCCTCCTCCTGCACCCGGGCCTGGGCGCCTGGCACCACCGCCAGTGTCAGCATGCAGGCGAGCGCGCGCGCGTAACGGGCACTCCTCGGATTGACTGATGTGATCATCGCTCCGTCCCCTCCGGGGCCACCCCGGTCCGGCGAAGAAGTCATGAAGGCACGAGGAAGTCACGAAGACACGGTTTCACCTCCTGGCAGGGCAGGCAGGCGCATGTGAAGCAGTGGGGGACTTCCCTCCGGGAGGGCTCGACCGATCGGTGGGGTCTGCTACGGTGTGTCGCCCGGGTGCATCCGGCCCCTGGAGTTGCTCGATGCTCAAGAAGATCCTGCTCGCCTTCGCGGCCCTCGGGGGGCTCGTCCTCCTCGTGGGCCTCGTGCTGCCGTCGAAGTTCCGCGTCGAGCGCTCGACGACCATCAACGCTCCGCCCGAGGCGGTGTACGCCTTCGTGGCCAACGTCCAGCGCTGGCAGGACTGGTCCTCGTGGAACGTGAAGACGTACCCGGGTACCCGGTGGGTGTTCGGCGGGACGGCAGTGGGCGTCGGCGCCGTGCGCAGCTGGAGCGGCGAGGACGTGGGCAGCGGCACCCTCTCCCTCACCGAGGCGGATCCCAAGACGGGCGTGGCCTATGACACCTCGGTGGATCGCGGCAGGTACCTCATGCACGGCCGCATCTCCCTCACCGCCATGGAGTCCGGCACCCGGGTGACCTGGGTGGACGAGGGGGACATCGGTGGCAACCCGTTCGCGCACTACGCCGTTCCCTTCATCAAGTCGAAGCTCGGGGCGCACCTCGAGGAGGGCCTCGCCAACCTGAAGAAGCAGCTGGAGTCGGGCCCGCCCCTGGCGGTCGAGGCGCCGCCCTCGCCGGCTTCCACTCCTCCAGGGGAGCAGGTCGCGGCGCCCTCGCAGCCGCCCGCTTCCGCGCAGCCGCCTCCCTCCCCGCTCGGGGAGGGCGCCGCGCCGGCCACTGGCTCCACGGATGGGGCGCAGGTGATCTCCCCGGATGGCTCGCAGGTGGCCGCTCCGGGCGAGACGGCCCCCACGCCGTCGGCCACGACTCCTCCCCCGGGTGAGCAGGCCCCGGCCTCGCCGAGCGAGGCGGCTCCCCTGGTCGAGCCGGCTCCCGCGCAGCCCGTTCCCGCGGGTGAGGCCGCGGTGGCTCCCACCTCGACTCCGGCTCCGGCGGCGGACGCGGGCAT
This is a stretch of genomic DNA from Archangium violaceum. It encodes these proteins:
- a CDS encoding SRPBCC family protein, whose amino-acid sequence is MLKKILLAFAALGGLVLLVGLVLPSKFRVERSTTINAPPEAVYAFVANVQRWQDWSSWNVKTYPGTRWVFGGTAVGVGAVRSWSGEDVGSGTLSLTEADPKTGVAYDTSVDRGRYLMHGRISLTAMESGTRVTWVDEGDIGGNPFAHYAVPFIKSKLGAHLEEGLANLKKQLESGPPLAVEAPPSPASTPPGEQVAAPSQPPASAQPPPSPLGEGAAPATGSTDGAQVISPDGSQVAAPGETAPTPSATTPPPGEQAPASPSEAAPLVEPAPAQPVPAGEAAVAPTSTPAPAADAGIAELKRAG